DNA from Rubripirellula lacrimiformis:
TTCGCCATGTCAAAAAGTCGTATCGCACTTGATACGAAAAGCCATCGGGGACATGCACCTGGTCCGACGCGATCAGCATCGGTGTCATGTCGATCAGCATGCGTAACGGACGCGGTGATTCTTCGTCGGTGACCCACAGTTCCCAAGTGACTCCGTCGGACTGTTCCCCGCGAACATGAACCGCGGGCACTTTGCCGCGAAACGGATTGCGGTCAATCAAGTCCAACGATTTCATGCCGGCGACCAGCGAAATGGTGGGATCGGCACCTGCCATCGTCAGTGACAAAAGCGGTTCCGGATACGGACCCATCGGAATCGGCAGATTGGTGATGGCGTCTTGGATCGAGATGACTTCGGGCATCCGAAAGTAGGCGTCGGGAGCCATCGCCGCGATAAAACTCTCGCCGTCACAATAGACTCGCGTGCGTTGTTCGGGCTGCTTCAAATAGACGGTGAACTGGTTCGGCACTCGCGATGCGATTTGAAACGTCGATGTCTCGCTGTTGACGGTTTCGCCGTTCAAGACCGAATCAGCCAGCATTTCGACGGTCGCGCGAGAAACGTCTGCTTTGGAAATCGATTCGAACAGTGGTTGCAGCACGGACTTCAAATCGCCCGACAACGACACTTCTGTTAGCCCGTCCCCGGTCGCTACGTCGCCCTGAACTTGATCCGGTACGGCGGCAGACGTTTCCTCTTGGCCGACTGCGGGACGGATGCTCCAGCAGAGGGCAAGCGATAGAACAGCGATCGTGAATCGGTACGACATGAGATTAGACGAATCCGTACGAGATGGATCGAGTTTCGATGAGTCTGACAGCAATGCGCAGCGTTACAGATCGTTGAATCGTACCGCGAGGTCAAAAAGGGGTGTTTGGTGCCAGGATGAAAAGGAGCGGTGAATTCCCCCCGAAAGAACCGCAATGCCATGATAAGAATTCGAGTCGGTCGTGGCTACAGTTGGCTGGTGGAGGCGCGAAGGGAGTTGCTGGATTTGGGGGTGCCCCCCCTCACCCCAGCCCTCTCCCCCGGATCTCCATCGAAGCGTTACTTCGATGGGGATTCGGGGGAGAGGGGGGCAAAGGGAAGAGCGATTGCAAATTGCAAATTGAACAATGCAAATTGGTTATTGGGGGAATGGTTGGTGATTTTCTGTGTACCGCCAATTTGTAATTCTGGCCCCCTCTCCCCCGCGTTGAATGCGAGTTTTGCTCGCATTTGGCGTGGGGGAGAGGGTTGGGGTGAGGGGCAACGCCGTTAAGGAAATTTTTCATGCTGCATTTGAGAGGTCCAGTGTAGCTTTGGCAAGCTTCTGTTGCTCTGCGGTGGCGAGTTCAATTGTGGGTGGGCCGGTCCGGGGTTCCTCTTTTCGGCGTGGGTAGTTGCGACTTTTCTTTTTACTTGCGCGGTCGTATGTATCCGTCAACGCACCGGCCAAGAGACTCCGAAGCGATTCGCCCCGCGCGGGTATCTCGTTGGGGCAGTGCAGGATGTTTTGCAATATTCGTAACACCATCGCGACGCTCGTTTGAGCCGCCGGTTCGATCCGATCGATTTGTTCGCGAAGCGCCAGTAACTGCGCCATCCAAAGACCGACAAGCGACCAGGTTAACTCGTGCTCGACGACATCCGGCGTTCGCCCGAGCAGTTTCGAACGACCGTAAGTTTGCTTTAAGGATCGGAATTGCACTTCGATTCCCCAGCGTTTTCGATAAATTTCCCCAGCACGCGAATCACTTAACTTGCGTGAGTTCAATTCGTTGGTGACGAGATAGACTTCGCCACGTCCGTCGTGAAAGCGAAGTAGCCGAAGGACCAACGGCGGCTGCTTGCGTTGCTGTTTTTCTTTCGGCCAGCAGTACACGATGCCATCACGTTCGCGAACCCGTCCAAGTTGCTTCAGGAAGCGACAATTGCTTCCGACACGCGTCAGGAAGTGATGGCCGTGGCTGTCGATCGCGTTCCAAAAGTCGTAGCCGACGAAACCAGCATCACCGCAGATGAGCGTGTTTTTCGGTAGGTCTAAAGCATTCAGCATTTCCAACAGATGGGCTCGTTCGCTGGAATAACTCGGTCCGATTTTCCATGCCCATGGCAATCGCTGTCCGACATGCCACAGTAGCGTAAGCCAGACTTGAGGACCGACGGGCTGCGGATTGTAGTTCTTCTTTTTGCTCACCGGTTTTCGTTTGTTGGCGTGTCGACCACGCTTGTTCTTCTTGTTCTTCTTGTTCTTCTTGTTCTTCTTCGATCCCCTTTTGTTCTTTGGCTTGCAGAACCGCTTCTCGTTGGCCAGGGTTCGGCAAGCATCCAAGCGGGAACCGTCGACGGCCAACACCAACCAAATCCCGATGCGAAAACTTGCTTGATCTGTCTTCTCCATCAAATGATGCATTCGTTGGACCAGTGGCGGAAGGATTTGCTCGGTGTACTTCTGCAGTGCAGTGATCAGCGTCTGATACGAATGAATCCCGGTCGTACCGAATAAGCTCTCGACACTTTTGATCGCGTCTTTGGTGGATTCGACGAGCAATGATTGACTACTCCAAACCCATAGAATTGCGACCTGCATCAAGTGAGTCGGCACCCAATTGGCATTGCCGTGAACACGAACCTTTGCGAATAATTGGTCGTTGGCGATCCAGCGAATCGCTTTGGCCAGCTGTTCACCTTGAGTCATTGATTGCTTCTGTTTCGAAGCAGCATCCTTGCCACTGTTACTCATAGCCAGGCTCCTTTTCTTTCGACGGTGTAGTCGAGGATTTTGGGGGGAGCCTGGCTTATTTCATTTATGGCCCTCCAAAAGCTATCCTGGTTACCTAATTCACTCGAAAAATTTCCTTAACGGCGTTGGGTGAGGGGGCGCGGGGAAGAACGATTGCAAATTGCAAATGGAACAATGCAAATTGGATATTGGGGCATGGTTGGTGGCTTTCTGCGTGCCGCCAATTTGCAATTTTGGGCCCCCCTCACCCCATCCCTCTCCCCCAGATCCGCATCGAAGCATTACTTCGATGGAGATCCGGGGGAGAGGGGGCAAAGGGAAGAGCGATTGCAAATTGAACAATGCAAATTTGTTAT
Protein-coding regions in this window:
- a CDS encoding redoxin family protein, giving the protein MSYRFTIAVLSLALCWSIRPAVGQEETSAAVPDQVQGDVATGDGLTEVSLSGDLKSVLQPLFESISKADVSRATVEMLADSVLNGETVNSETSTFQIASRVPNQFTVYLKQPEQRTRVYCDGESFIAAMAPDAYFRMPEVISIQDAITNLPIPMGPYPEPLLSLTMAGADPTISLVAGMKSLDLIDRNPFRGKVPAVHVRGEQSDGVTWELWVTDEESPRPLRMLIDMTPMLIASDQVHVPDGFSYQVRYDFLTWRMSGDVDAALFAFTPADDATQYESLDDYFQSIAGATKEHPLLGQTAPRFLAITSEGKNFNSQSLKGRVIVLDFWATWCTPCVAAMPVIKKVTDRFADQGVVMVAVNTGQEREEVIEFLKEQKLKLNVVLDPEGKIADGFVVDAIPQTILIGKDGIIEAVHVGFDGDADLETRLTDELEVLSIGGKLGSATNPNEADSSNEK
- a CDS encoding IS4 family transposase, coding for MSNSGKDAASKQKQSMTQGEQLAKAIRWIANDQLFAKVRVHGNANWVPTHLMQVAILWVWSSQSLLVESTKDAIKSVESLFGTTGIHSYQTLITALQKYTEQILPPLVQRMHHLMEKTDQASFRIGIWLVLAVDGSRLDACRTLANEKRFCKPKNKRGSKKNKKNKKNKKNKRGRHANKRKPVSKKKNYNPQPVGPQVWLTLLWHVGQRLPWAWKIGPSYSSERAHLLEMLNALDLPKNTLICGDAGFVGYDFWNAIDSHGHHFLTRVGSNCRFLKQLGRVRERDGIVYCWPKEKQQRKQPPLVLRLLRFHDGRGEVYLVTNELNSRKLSDSRAGEIYRKRWGIEVQFRSLKQTYGRSKLLGRTPDVVEHELTWSLVGLWMAQLLALREQIDRIEPAAQTSVAMVLRILQNILHCPNEIPARGESLRSLLAGALTDTYDRASKKKSRNYPRRKEEPRTGPPTIELATAEQQKLAKATLDLSNAA